In Lycium ferocissimum isolate CSIRO_LF1 chromosome 11, AGI_CSIRO_Lferr_CH_V1, whole genome shotgun sequence, a single genomic region encodes these proteins:
- the LOC132037195 gene encoding DNA damage-repair/toleration protein DRT100 produces the protein MKKMLLCLLPLVLIILSNVEQVQGISAVDLSALREIKNSLTDISSSSPNPFFTTWDFTTSDPCSTFAGITCSSSIPKRVTTLNLGTGLSDSPGLAGTLSPAISNLSELTQLILFTGIVTGPIPSQLGTLKKLSIISLANNRLTGSIPGSIFSLPNLHTLDLSHNQLTGTIPGSISALSDLKVVILGSNKLSGVIPQLPAELLHLDLSNNEFSGMLPKRMPLTLRYLSVLGNSLWGPLNTLESLSELVYLDLSMNRFSGPIPTSLFRATLSSMFLQRNNFTGGVPQLPPTSSLYGPGSTVDLSHNYLTGELTNTLTGVETLFLNNNMFTGAVPRDYVESVYSGNTKTLYLQHNYIAEFPVVEGLALPDSVALCLSYNCMVPPVPVLEFMACPASAGDMISRPVNQCSAFNTSMA, from the coding sequence ATGAAGAAAATGCTCCTTTGTTTGTTACCTCTTGTCCTGATCATTCTCTCCAATGTAGAACAAGTACAAGGAATCAGTGctgttgatttatctgctttACGTGAAATCAAGAACAGTCTCACCGACATATCTTCCTCTTCTCCAAATCCATTTTTTACAACCTGGGATTTCACTACTTCAGACCCATGTTCCACTTTTGCCGGAATTACTTGCTCTTCTTCTATTCCAAAACGTGTCACTACTCTCAATCTTGGCACTGGTCTTTCAGATTCACCTGGCCTTGCTGGCACATTATCTCCAGCCATCTCTAACCTTTCCGAGTTAACTCAACTAATCCTTTTCACCGGCATTGTCACCGGTCCAATCCCATCACAACTCGGAACACTCAAAAAACTCAGCATCATCTCTCTAGCCAACAATCGCCTCACGGGGTCCATACCAGGTTCCATTTTCTCTCTACCAAATCTCCATACTCTCGATTTAAGTCACAATCAACTCACAGGAACAATCCCCGGTTCAATATCCGCGCTGTCAGACTTGAAGGTGGTTATTCTCGGATCCAACAAACTAAGTGGAGTAATCCCGCAGCTACCTGCTGAATTACTCCACTTGGACTTGAGTAACAATGAGTTCTCGGGAATGTTGCCTAAAAGAATGCCGTTAACGCTCCGTTATCTGTCAGTATTAGGAAACAGTTTGTGGGGACCACTCAATACGCTCGAATCACTCTCAGAGTTAGTGTACCTCGACTTAAGCATGAACCGTTTCAGTGGGCCCATCCCTACATCACTCTTTCGTGCCACGTTGTCATCAATGTTCCTCCAACGGAACAATTTCACTGGAGGGGTCCCTCAACTGCCACCAACATCATCGTTATACGGTCCAGGATCCACGGTTGATCTAAGTCACAACTATCTCACCGGTGAACTCACTAACACTCTCACCGGAGTAGAAACGTTGTTCCTTAACAACAACATGTTTACAGGAGCAGTGCCTAGGGATTACGTGGAAAGTGTTTACAGTGGCAACACGAAAACTCTGTATTTGCAACATAATTATATTGCTGAATTTCCAGTGGTGGAGGGATTAGCATTACCGGATTCAGTAGCATTGTGTTTGTCGTACAATTGTATGGTACCACCGGTGCCGGTACTGGAGTTCATGGCTTGTCCTGCTAGTGCCGGCGACATGATTTCGAGACCAGTCAATCAGTGCTCTGCTTTTAATACTTCCATGGCATAA